TGATGAAATCTGTGTAGAAACACAGCCCTCTGTCAGCTGGTTCATGAGTCTTAATGTTTCTGTTATAGAGGAATGAGTGTTAACTGCATTATCATGTCACATAagatatgtaaataaatatagTTTTTGATTAAAGTTTCTTTGACTCTCTTCCTCTCTAACGATAAAACATGTAGAATGAGAAAGCTCATTACATTAAAAGAGCAAGCCCTGCACAAGGGCATTATTTGTAAAGGGCCACGACAGTggtatagtttttttttatgtcatccCGTACCACCCCAGAGGATTAAGCAAGtcaagtgcagactttcagcttgaCTGCTGATGGAGGTAGCAGGATTAATTGTGAAGTAAACAGAACTATACTCTCTGCTGCAAAACTTATCATACAGATCAAATGCATAATGaaccaaagcatactgcaatcCAAATGTTTCCCATGGCAAAGAAATAGGATATTCTTCAAGTCAGTCAACTGATCTCAACCTACCAGAGCATGCTTTAGGATTatgaaatgcaaaaaaagtattttcatcCAAGAATTAAAAATAAGATCCACAtgagccaaaaacaaaaacagaaccaaACAAACCCCCAAAATAATGATGCTCATCAAGGTTATTATTGTTAACTAACACTAGACTAAAActagatatgaaaaaaaatttgttaactaaaataaaaataagaaatagaCTTTTGAAAGTAATACAactaactgaaataaaataaaattatagagGAAAATAACCACtactaaaaaaatacatacCAAATATGTAAACGGTTTTAAGTGTCTAAAGCCAGTAGGAGGCAGTAATATTCCTGTAATCTCAAGGATGCAAACTGTCGTATACCTCCAACAGcgaagaagaaaagcaaacatgGCGACTTCCACGGGGCAAAATGGAAAGGCTGCTGGTACTTCGGATGCGGATCTCTTGCTTCACCCTGAGTTGTTGTCTCAAGACTTTATGAGGCTAATTTTAAATGAGGTAAGTCGGTGTTTTAAAATGAGCTCTAGAAATGTGATTTGATGCGAGAATAAATGAAGAATGCGGAAATGTTAGCATGCAAGCTAACAAGCAAGACACCTCTCTGGTTACTGTTTAAGTACACTCAACTCGAGGCGCTGCTTGTGATTTTTAAAGTGGAGATATTTTTCTCTGAATCAGAAAAACGTGAGTACCAGAGACTGTGGGAGCAGGGACCAGCTCACAGAGCTCTACCTGCGGCATGTCATCCCTCTGCCGCAGAGGACTTTACCCAACACCCGCTGGGGACGGAGGATGGAGAAGAGCCGAGGGAAGCAAACGCCGGTAGCTCACCGGTCAGACAAGTATGGGTCCACAGCTTCAGATATTTAGTACTTTCATGTGCAGTTTTAGGCCGTCTGCATATAGATAATTTGACTATGATGTTAGAATTTGGACCAAATAATTTGCCCAGTTCTATGAAAGGCGAAACGAATGTGTTATTACTGTAATTTCACTGATCAGTCCACAGACGTAACAACTCTGGACAGATGCACTATATTGCTAAAAGTACTTGCTCATCTGGCTTCACACATGTATGAACTTaagtgacatcccattcttaaatCATTGGTTTTGATATGATGTTGGTGCACATTTTTCAGCTTTAACAGTTTCTGTCCTGGTTGGAAGTCTTTCAGCAAGGTATAGGaataaaaatacatgtaaaacAACATATTCAAAAGTttgtaaaacagaaacaataaCTTTCATCCATGGAATATATATCAGTATCTGGAAAACACGTACAGACACAGTCCAGGTGTAAATGtggcaaaacaaaagaaaactgtagcctgtaatgttaaaataagattaatgcatttcagaaactgattaaTATGGTTTTTCAGCTCCAGCAGTGACCACAGTAGAAAGAGGCCTCTGATTGTGTACGATGGGAGCTCCACTCACTCTGGCCCACTGAAAGTGAAGAAACCAGAGGGAAGTATAGTGTCAATAGGAAGCAACGACAGGTTAAAACCTCCACCAGCAGCAAATCTTTCCAACCCCATCCGCAAACTCTCAGGCAACACATCTTCCTCTCCATCCAGTCAGCGCAGCAGTGACACAAAAAACCTCGAACGAGAAGCAAATACGTCGGTAGGAACTTCTCTCCTCAGTTATTCATGCACAAAGAAAGTAATCCACAAGTGTTCatattgtttgtgtgtttggagaTATTCTAAAGAATCTGTAAGGacatttataataaaaaatcattttattcttaaaaaaagaaaaatatgcagTTCATAATGCCTGTTTATGTTTTATCCTCCATCGTTTTAGGGGGCACTGAAGTCTCCGGAAGTGAAGAACAAGATCCAGCGTGTGACTTGGCCCTGATCTTTGGCCTCTTTTTCATACAGACCTGATGGGACCTCAAGGTCCGGCAGACAGACCACTCCTTTCCCTGTCCGTAACCTGTGGTTGCCTATACCTTAGGTGTCCCATCACAATTTTCCCAACTCATTTATCCACAGAAAGAGGTGAAAACCCTTCTAGCTGTGGGTCAAAGCTGCTTAACTGTTGCCATTCAGTTATAAGAGCTTACAAACCGGGATGAAGTCACGAGCTTCCTTGATGTTTTCCAAAACCTCAAGTGCCCTTACCAGCATTAATCAGCAACTTGCATTAAGTCCCATCCAAAATGAGTGAGGTGAATTATTGCTCTTTTTATTCTGTTGCTGGTTTAGGTTAAAAGGCCCCGGGGTGATGAATGATGGCTGCAATGGCTGTGTGTTCAACTGGATGCTAAAGGATCTTATAACGTGATAACAATGGAAGTAAGCAAGAGGCAATGCAGACATGTTATGAGACAGAtctgtttctttggtgtattgtAAATGAATATAGACAGATCATGGTGAGCATCACATTTTAGAAGTTGTGTGATCAGTGACTTTTTATCATTTCTGTTATGAATTCAACTGAGATTTGCATTTGTTGAGCACTACACAAGTTTTCCAGGATTTTGAAATGTCACTCTGGTGTGAGATTTTACATATGCTGCACATAACGATgggataaataaaaacaatattgaACTTTATTATTAGTAGACCAGTAATTACTTGTTTATAAAAAGAGCATCGCAGAGAGGCCGAGTCTTTCAAAAGGACCACTTTTGTAAATACTGTTCCAAACATTTTGGGATGTTgtgcaaaaatgtaaataaaaacagaatgcaatgatttgaaaatctcataaacccatattttattcacaacaaaATATAGAAAACATATCACATGTTTGACCTGGCAGCGTGCCAttttaagaagaaaataaagtcaTTATGAATTGGATGGCCTTAACACATCTCAAAAAGTTGGGGCAGGGCCACATTTACCACTGTGTAGCAtcacctcttcttttaacaacagtccGTAAACATCTGGAaactgaggagaccagctgctggacttttTGGGAGCGGACTTGTCCTGTTTGTGTCTGATAGAAGATTCTAGCTGTTCAACAGTCTTGGATcatctttgttgtgtttttcgtTTTATGATGTGCCACATTTTCTGTTCTTGTTTTCATAACATCAAAAATGCAGACTTTTGAGCACATGGATGAAGCTGGATGGTCCCTCTCCTCTTTAATCCAGATGATATAGCATCCATGTTTTCCACCACCAAAAATTCGAATTTCAGCTCGTCTGACTGGAGAACAGTTTCCACTTTGTCTTGGCaattatcagaatcagaatactttattaatcccgaagtaaattagggttacagcaggcagcacgctaatagcgcatgcgcacttacaaaggaaccttctgaccaGACTTACACAATAAATGAGCCTTGGCCCAGAGATAACAGCTGTGTCTCTGGATCATTTTGACatatagcttcttttttttttgaatgattAAGCTTTAACCTGCACTTGTGGATGCCACagtgaactgtgttcacagacagtgaTTTCTGAAAGTCTTCCTGAGCTTGTGCAGTGATCTGTGACAGAATCCtgcctgttttcagtgcagtgCTGCCTGAGGGCGCGAAGATCACAGGCATCCAATACTGAGTTTTCACCTTATTGGTGTGCACAGAGATTCTCTGAATATTCTGCTGATATTATGTACTGAGATAACGAGAAACTCTTCTCAATTTTACATTTAAGACCATTACTCTAAAATAGATTGATGCAAAATTTGTGAACACAGTTCTTTGCAGATTGGTGAACCTGTGCACAGCTTTACTTCTGAGAAGTtctgcctctctaagatgctcCTTTTTTTATACCAGCTCATGTTACGATCTGTTACCAATTAACCTAGTTAGCTGCAAACTAGTTCCAGTTGTATTTTTTAGTATGAGCTATTTTTCCAGCCATTTGTTGCCCCATCACATGTCGCTGCCATTAAATTTGAATTAAGCGAGTATTTTTTATGAAATAATAGaatgtctcagtttaaacatttgatgttttctatgtttcattgtgaataaaatatggtttaattaaatttcataaaatttgcaaatcatttcagtctgtttttattttttttggaattggttttttttttttttgttttttttttaaatctaaagaTAATCTTCTCGTTATGAACAAATTAACACAAATTATTTAAACCAGAAATACAAGTTAAACAACACTatgcaaactttaaaaaaaacaagtgtgGAAACAATGGATTAAAGTGAAATGAAATCCTCTCCTGTgacaagaaaaatgtaaatttgaaGTCATACGGTATTTGATAAACGTGTGGTACGTGGACGGCCTGGCTTACTGACACCAAGAGCAAAGGCAGCAACTGTGCTGGCATAGGCTTACGTTAGTGAACATAGACTGAGCAACATCTGTAAAGGCATCAATAACACTAAACAATACAGCATCACATACTTGCATCCAGAAGACTTTTCTGTGGAGGTCTCTTGCTTATTTTAGCCAACATTGCTAAGCCAACAGTGTAGCTTAGTAGGAAAAACGTCCAAAAATATGACCAAAGAAGCCCTGAAATCCCAACCCAAGCAAGACTTTGAGAACTACAAGAATTTACCTCCTCATTTTCCAAACACTTACCTGTGATGAGCAACACAGTGTTAAACATAccacttaaaaacacaacaacctgTTTTTCAATCGTTGATATGTCTTGCAAATTGTAttaacattttacagttttccaACTTTTCAGAAACTGGGTTGCAATTGAATACCAGTTTTTAATAATTCAGACACATAAAATGAGTTTGGGCAAAACCAAGAATGCAGAACTTTTGAAGTCTATTTACTGGAGAAAAGGAGAATTGACTTTGCAGGTACTGATGTGGAGTTCATTAAAACACACCGGAAAATGTGCTTTGAATCAGTGTTTGTACAAAGTgttataaaaaaatgaattaaattaaaaaaaaattaaggatgTTTATTGATTTAATTATGTAGAAATTTTACGGGCTTTATGTGTCATGTTTGACATGGTGTTCAACTGGACATTGGGGTAAAACTGAATGAAATGATAAAAATCTTCCACCGAGCAATCTGTAGTGCTTTTCTAgaacatttttaatcttttctttttgtaagtTACCAATAGAAACATTTTGACTTTgccatttttaatcttttttgggtttttttgttttgtttttgtgttttgtttagaaATCCTGAAATCATCTTATTTCAtgcaaaatttatttatttatatttttcatctttcatgcaatgtattcatatttattccTTTATACGAATAAAtatgcatttttaatatttaagtgGTTAAACGTCACAAAAACTCTAATTATATGCACAAAGCAGTAATTACTATTATTCTGCAAAGCCGATAGTGTGCAGTAATATTGTAGATTTTCCTCAGAATCCTTCATACAGTATCTACTTGGAAACATTTTCTCTTCATGAGCACATTACAGCAGATTCATGCCTACATTTATTGATtagtaattactttttttttctcctcaaatAGTGAACATTTAACTTAAATGAACTCTCTTATCTCAAAGAACACTGTTAGTAGCTTGTATTTCATGTACATTCATAGTATTGCTTTGTAGTAACGATGTTATAGATGTTATGCACTGTGCTCAAATAGAATTTATCAACTCTGCATCATTCCCTGATCATAACGCGGTCATCCCGTCAGATGTAACGGTCATCACTCGGGCCGAATTAGATGTCTTTGCCGCACTCTGGGCACAGGATATCGTCGCGTTCGGTGAGAAAGCCACGGCCAACCAGGGACACGGAGCACTTCTTACAGTTGAAGCAGTCATTGTGCCACTGACGCTCCTCAAAGGAGATATACTTGCTGCCCCCAAGACCTGAGAATATCAAGTTGAAGTCAATACAACTGACAAACCTGTTATAAATGAGCCTTATTAGGTTCAGTTGACCCAGTGATGAAAGATTACCGCTAATGGGGGTGGTGCACGAGGCACACTTCTTAGCATAAAGGTTGCAGAAGCAGTTGAGGCAGTAGGCAAAGTCGTCTCTGGAGGTAAACCTCTGTCCAGACAGCTGCTGCTTGCAGCTAGTGCAAAGGAAGCAGTCCTTGTGCCAGGGCTGGTCACGGTAGGTCACCCCGCCAGTGGTGATGGGCTATTTAGAGGGAGCCGGGTTACTGCCACACTTTAGTGCCATTACACATGCAACAATAACATGTAGTGTGAAAATGGAGACTAATGGAGAGCTACTTTGAAAGTACATTTTACTCGATATCATTGTATGTAGCAGTGGATGTGCTACCTTCTTGCAGTGCACACACTGCATGGCAAACTGCTTCTCATAGCAGGGCACACAGAAGTTCTGGTTGTCCTTGGGGATGAAGCTCTTGGTGCCAATAGGCTGCTGGCATCGCTTGCAGGTGAAACAGGTCTCGTGCCAGCTGTTCCCCTTGTGCTCCATCTTCCTGGAGCCTTCAGAAAATAGTAAGGttataactaatgattaaattcaattttgggTCAAAATAGTATACATGTTCTAGTACTCCAAAGGCCTAACAAGGTATGGTTTTATTCTATAGTATGTGCCGCATGATGCTCTATACCCATCACTGCTCACGTTTAAGTGTATAGGAATAGGATACAAATACTTAGTAATTAGTTGTTACTTTATTTGTacctattaaaatgaaaagaaaacaggtTTCTGTAAACGTACTGACAAAATTAATGTGTTTATACCCTATATTATTATAATTGTACTACAGCAATGTGGGCAAACATGTATCGTGCCCAgctaatcaaaagaaaaaaaggaaaccttCTCGTTCATCCAATGAGAAAATAGCACAAACAATATCAGTACTGTTTTGAACTTCTCAGTCTAGTTCTATTACTTGGTTTAATTAAATTTTAGCTTTAGTTAAGTTACTCCACATTATCCTTATTTTTGTAGAGATCCTGAACTGAACAGGCAACCTTCAGACCTCTGAGGTGCCTTCCCACTCTCTGGGCTACAGCTCTGTTTTTCCAACATAGATGGTCAGCTATAACTCAGCCTGCAATAGTGGATTTTATTCTCATTACAACTTTGATATAATATAATCTGCATAATCTTCTCACCTTTGTTGTAATTTGTTTAAAACTAGTCTATATAGTGAGACAGAAGACTTTTTATTTACGCAATGATCCAATTTAAAATTAAGTGACAAATTAAGGTTCTAATTTTTCTAGCTACTCTGCTGATCTATTTCAGTTTTCTTCCTACCTGGCATGATGGTTTTCTTGCACTCATGGCACTTGGAGGAATACTCGTTGGAGTAGCACTCAGTGCAAAGGAGCTGCTCGTCCTTGGTAGAGAAGGGCTTGTCCACCAGGGAGCGCTTGCACTGGAAGCACTTAAAGCATTCCTCATGCCAGTGACGGTCCTTGTAGGAAAGATCCTGCAGAAAGAGCAGTACTCTTGTTCTTGTTCTCTACTTGTTCTTGTATGTATGCATGTCTTAATTTTATATCTCTTACCCTGGTGTTACAGCCAATAGGCTTCTTGCACTCCTCACAGGTGTTGGAGTACAGGCTTTCATAACATTTCACACAGTAGGGATTTTCCTCTCGCAGAACATACTTCTTCCCAAACAGGGACTCTTTGCAGTAGTGGCAGTCGTAGCGTTCTGTCATTTTGACCTAGTACTGCTcagctgagagagaaagaaacaaaagagcCTAAGGGTAACATTATATATACAGGATACGAACGCTTATATTAAGTACCATAGAAACTTATGCCATTTTGCTTCCCTGCTCCAATTAATCCTTGGAGCGATGCTGGCAATCATCAGAGAGCTATTTCTTAGAAATCGAACTTCAAACTAATAGTGTTTTCTAGGACGCATTAGTAGACCTGTCACTTTACAAGTTGCAGACTTTTTCCATGCATTTCCCTCTTTCATCTTCCTCTCCCATCTCTCAGGCGTCCTTCATTTTGTGACAGATGAGAAGGTGAGCGATGAGGCGGATATAAATAACTCCTATCAGTCCTGCTTAGAGACAGTCAACTTTTGCCCCGTTGCATACCAACACACACTACGCCACTATACACCGACCCATTTATCACCTCACCTCCAGCTGTCAGCGCCAGATCACAGTATCCCTTGTCACTGTGTGTGCGCATCTGTGCATAAGTGGGTTTAAACGACACTCGTAATAATGACTGTTCACaatctgcagctgtttgtggTCTGCCTGTTGAGCTCTTGGCTATCCCACCTGTGCCTATGCAGCTACTCTTGGTTAAACGAGGATAACACACACCCTATTTATTTTAGTATTTCTTTGTGGGTAACAGAGAAGATGCATGGCAAAAAAAAGGGTTGATGGAGTTCCATTCTCCAAGACAGAATTAAATACTACCCAAGCTCTCACCAAGTAAAGCGgatcaagacaaaaaaaaccctgcaaaaaACCCCTCCAGAAACCCCAAGCTTAAATTCATATTTCTGGTTTGAATTGAGCTGCTCTCTGTTGTTATCCCCATAATCTTATTGTTCTTCCCTTTGATCTATTTTTGATCACCGTAGATTCCCACCTAAGTGGTCCAAAACGAGATCCGTGAGTGATTTGCGATGCTCCCCACACTCAAAAGGTTAGTATCTTTTATCTAGCTGAAGCTGAGACGTTTAATCTGCCCGTCCTTTCTGCTCTAAGCATTCTCAGCGCCCTCCCACATTCCCTCATTGTTTATCACTCCCACCATGACTCACCTAGCTTATATAAGGATTTATCTGactcctaaaaataaaaaaaggctaATCTGTACTGCCGCAAATAAAAGCTCCAGCCATTCAGACATGCCATGCAGCTGTTTCCCAGCTTCTGGGGTGTCTTTGATGCTCCCCATCTGGGAGTcaacctgagctacagccagttTACAGAAAAGTGAACTATTAAAAGGTTCTTGTGTCTAAACACATGGTGCCTTGTAGAGAACTGCttattttacagtattttaatAAGATCTGTGCATGTATGGCATTATCTGCATGCACTGGAACATTTATATTTGGGTCTAACAAAGTTTAGTTAGAGTGAAACTGCAAAACGGAACTGTGTGATCGCATCATAACGCCAGAAAAGATGGAGAAAAGCTTAAAATCGCAgccttttattcatctttacaGATGCTAGCCTACTTTAGTGTTCTACTCTCTTGACCTAACAGTCCTGAAGGTATTCCTTTTCAGTCACATAACAACCTTGTAAGTGGACAAAAGAATTAAGTGTTACACAGAATTAAACATTAATTTGATCTTAACTCGATCTAATCTGATTTGCTGATCCCCCTTCAGGCAAACTcaataaaaaaatctgaacCCCGCATCAATCATTTGTATTTCCAGGACAGAGAGCACAGTTTTTGTACAGTTTAGAAAAAGTGTGAtctaaaaacaccaaaatactGTAAAGCCATAAAAAGCAACAGAAGTTATTAGGAAGTGGCTGGTTTTATAGTAGTAAAGTTAGGTTTATGTTTTGAAGAGAAGCGAGCAGAAAAAGGTTCCAGATAACTAGCCTACCCATGACTGGATGATTTAAGGAAGAGGTTTTTACTAAATAAGGAATCCAGTCTACATGAAACAGGCCGAAAGGAAAGGGAGGTGATGGAAGAGGTAGTTAAATAGTGACAATGCTCTGCAGGTGGAAGAAGGGAGAGCACGagcaggtgggtggggaggCAGATAGGAGGATGCCAGTGTGGTGGAGAATGGAAGACATGGTGAATGAAGACCAGTGAGGAGAATGGATAGGCGGAAGAATGGACAAGTGAATACATGGAGAGTGGAGCAGTTGAACAGAGTTGGTTCTTACCTTCCTGTCTGAggagtgtgtgcctgtgtggaGTCTGTGGCAGACTGAGGGAGCAGGCTCCGGGTGAGCTGTACTTACTCCTGATTGCTTTACTCCACCCATCAGGGGCTAATTGAAAATGGGGGAGGGATGATAGatgtggggggaggggggtttaCAAGGGGGCAGAGATTCTTTTTTGAGATGATCTATAAATACAGCAGAGCTTCACAGAGATAAACCCGAGGCCCCATTTCACTCGCTCATTTTGTCCCCAGCACAACCATGTGGCCTTTTAAGGTCACTCAGAAGTTGTTCACTCGCTCACATCCTCTCCGTGTGATTCTCGTGTTCACTCACTCGTGCTTCACTCtatcttttttcattatttttgctTCTCCCCAGAACAGTCATATCATATCATTCCTCCCTTTTCCACTCCTTGGAGAGAGTTATTCATCTTTCCctgctattgtttgttttctttccgtCGCAGTTATCCATCATTACCACAACATTGCACTCTAATGCATATGCATACTATTGAGTAATGACACAATATTGCTGCGGcctactatatacaatagaaaagATGCCAAGGGTCAAATGTCAAAGATTTTTGTCCTGTGAGATTTGTTGCTACTCAAATGTCTCATCCGTTCCTGCCTCCCCATATTTCCCCTCACAGGGGGACTCCACATTCATTCCCAGCCCTCCCATTTGTTGGCTACAATATCCAGACTTGCTAATGACAGACACCCACTTGTTTTCTCAGAAAATTTTAGCACTATTTTCTGATGCTCTCTAATCCACACCGCGGCCCCCTccatcacccccaccccccaggCCCTTCCCCACTCTTTCTTCTGTCATTCGAcgtctccctttctctctgaGGCAGGTTTTCCTGACCCTGTGGTCCCTGGACACTCTCCAGTGAGAAAATGCGTCAGCAATGCTCCACTAAGATTCTAGTGTTCTATTTGTAGCACGGCATAAAGAGTTTGGTGCTTAACAAAGTGTTAAATCAGTTTATGAGGGTGTTGTCTCTATGGTTTTAGCCACCATGTTTATCGCAGTTGGGTTCAGCCATATCGCTGACTATCCCATCACTTCAGTTAACAGGGATTTGTCTCACGAGATAATCttttaaaacaatattaatGATTTGCTGTAATGGCTTTGTGAAAAACTTGTCCTTTGCACCACCAGGGGGATGACATTGTGGTTATGTCAACAACAATTTGAGGGTTTCCCATTAAATTTAGCACTCATGTAAGTCATGTGATTCAttgatttttcattgaaatCATCCTCACCACTTCTGCCTCAGTCATCAGTACTTTTACTTTAGTGCTGACCAGTGACTGGTAGATTTTAGGAAGTATACCGGTGTATTAATACTAAGGTGAAACAGTTTGCGTCTTAGCTTTAGGATCAGGAGGTAGAGCGGGTTGTTTACTAATTGGAAGGCTGGAAGGCAAGATATTGAACCCCAACTTACATCTGATGCATCCAacagagtgtttgtgtgtgtttgtgaacaaTCGGTTAAAAGTGCTTAAGC
This is a stretch of genomic DNA from Pelmatolapia mariae isolate MD_Pm_ZW linkage group LG16_19, Pm_UMD_F_2, whole genome shotgun sequence. It encodes these proteins:
- the lg16_19h2orf49 gene encoding ashwin, yielding MATSTGQNGKAAGTSDADLLLHPELLSQDFMRLILNEKNVSTRDCGSRDQLTELYLRHVIPLPQRTLPNTRWGRRMEKSRGKQTPVAHRSDNSSSDHSRKRPLIVYDGSSTHSGPLKVKKPEGSIVSIGSNDRLKPPPAANLSNPIRKLSGNTSSSPSSQRSSDTKNLEREANTSGALKSPEVKNKIQRVTWP
- the LOC134644901 gene encoding four and a half LIM domains protein 2, with the translated sequence MTERYDCHYCKESLFGKKYVLREENPYCVKCYESLYSNTCEECKKPIGCNTRDLSYKDRHWHEECFKCFQCKRSLVDKPFSTKDEQLLCTECYSNEYSSKCHECKKTIMPGSRKMEHKGNSWHETCFTCKRCQQPIGTKSFIPKDNQNFCVPCYEKQFAMQCVHCKKPITTGGVTYRDQPWHKDCFLCTSCKQQLSGQRFTSRDDFAYCLNCFCNLYAKKCASCTTPISGLGGSKYISFEERQWHNDCFNCKKCSVSLVGRGFLTERDDILCPECGKDI